One Acetobacterium sp. KB-1 DNA segment encodes these proteins:
- a CDS encoding TetR/AcrR family transcriptional regulator, with protein sequence MKTKRQIQKEATRKLILDAAYQVYAEEGFSATTNQIAKAANVSHGTIFVHFPTVDNLISCLLERFGSEINEHLHLLSEKDESLETFLAAHINVLISYEDFYKRLISEINILPQEAKYVFINIQSVVSFHLNQVIERDKEKKAIKEIPMHIIFNSWLGLIHYYLTNNYLFAAGSVLTDHKDELILNYIKLIRK encoded by the coding sequence ATGAAAACGAAACGTCAGATCCAAAAAGAAGCAACCAGAAAACTGATTTTAGATGCCGCTTATCAAGTGTATGCAGAGGAAGGGTTTAGTGCCACAACCAATCAAATAGCCAAGGCAGCTAATGTTTCTCATGGCACTATCTTCGTTCATTTTCCAACGGTAGATAATCTCATTAGTTGTTTACTTGAACGTTTTGGATCTGAAATTAATGAGCATTTGCATCTCCTCTCGGAAAAAGATGAAAGTCTGGAGACTTTTTTGGCGGCCCATATTAATGTTCTGATCAGTTATGAAGATTTTTATAAAAGGCTTATTTCCGAAATAAATATTTTGCCCCAAGAAGCAAAGTATGTATTCATTAATATCCAATCAGTGGTTTCGTTTCATCTTAATCAGGTGATTGAACGTGATAAGGAAAAAAAGGCAATCAAAGAAATACCGATGCATATAATTTTTAACAGTTGGTTAGGTTTGATACACTATTATCTTACCAATAACTATCTTTTTGCAGCAGGGTCAGTACTAACGGATCATAAGGATGAATTGATTTTGAACTATATAAAATTAATTAGAAAATGA
- a CDS encoding GIY-YIG nuclease family protein, translating to MSHLEQKLNQIPPLPGVYKMLDSAGQIIYIGKSKCLKKRVKSYFTKSPKQPKIERMVFFIDDINYIVTDTHLEARLLECQLIKEIQPYFNSQMKNDRRYFYLKVTNSAHSKGLSIVPEREDYSFGPFRRKQAIQSLIDMFTHLFPIVQDNHRFNFHYHTLPEIMNPDDFSKNRQTLLQIFSEATTLNCLLNQFQICMNKESAQYHYERATTYRDLIKSLTYISHILHDYKHLTTRDVLLKIPVEDGEKVFFISKGRIVLKKYFSLLTQAAIDTFLAEGCRSKAAIVPFPDEKAAVDFQNILFSEIQALPDEWILK from the coding sequence ATGAGCCATTTAGAGCAAAAACTAAACCAGATACCACCACTTCCCGGTGTTTATAAGATGTTGGATTCCGCCGGTCAAATTATCTATATCGGAAAAAGTAAATGTCTGAAAAAAAGAGTGAAATCTTATTTCACTAAATCCCCTAAGCAACCAAAGATTGAAAGAATGGTTTTTTTCATTGATGATATCAATTATATTGTCACCGATACCCATTTAGAAGCCCGACTGCTGGAATGTCAGCTGATTAAAGAGATCCAGCCATACTTTAATTCGCAAATGAAAAACGACAGACGGTATTTCTATCTGAAAGTTACTAATTCAGCCCATTCCAAGGGATTGTCGATTGTTCCGGAACGAGAAGACTATAGCTTTGGACCGTTTCGGAGAAAACAAGCAATCCAATCATTGATCGATATGTTCACCCACCTCTTTCCCATTGTTCAAGATAACCACCGTTTCAATTTTCACTATCATACGCTGCCTGAGATCATGAACCCTGATGATTTTTCGAAAAACAGACAGACCCTGCTTCAGATTTTTTCAGAAGCCACTACGCTTAACTGCTTACTTAATCAATTTCAGATCTGCATGAATAAAGAGTCTGCCCAATATCATTATGAACGAGCCACCACCTACCGGGATCTGATTAAAAGTCTGACCTATATCAGCCATATACTTCATGATTATAAGCACCTGACCACCAGAGATGTGCTTTTAAAAATACCGGTTGAGGATGGCGAAAAGGTTTTCTTTATCTCAAAAGGCAGAATCGTGTTAAAAAAATATTTTTCCCTTCTGACCCAAGCAGCGATTGATACTTTTTTAGCTGAAGGCTGTCGAAGCAAAGCAGCTATTGTCCCCTTCCCGGATGAAAAAGCAGCAGTCGATTTTCAAAATATCCTCTTCTCTGAAATCCAAGCCCTGCCGGATGAGTGGATTTTGAAATAA
- a CDS encoding permease prefix domain 1-containing protein → MFDLEKNIRAWSDCLRSQGHFKETDIIELESHLHDEIDDLIHTGLSAEEAFLISVKRFGDTHSVSREYSKVNTENLWKQLMLEPEPTGISSENQRYIGLIILFSFLAGTFFKIPELLGYSFNDPQYQLFYFKNLSFFILPLIALFFLYKNKANLKTIAVILGIFAGAAILINLYPSHSPNNTELLTALHLPLFLWLITGVAYIGSDWRSSQGRMNFIRFTGESVIYGTLIFCGLIVLAMFTQAIFFAIQIDASWFIQNYLIVYGAAAVAMITVYLVETKKSVVENFAPILAKIFSPLFLIIMIVFLLVLVVSGSSPFMERDYLIAFDFMLALVLGLVLYTISARNPYAKNRLFDYLNMALIVAAMIIDAIALSAILIRLSTFGITPNKLAALGENLILLVNLGGLAWLYGRFFLKKIDFIKIENWQTTYLYIFAIWLAVVAFIFPIIFGFN, encoded by the coding sequence ATGTTTGATTTAGAAAAAAACATCCGTGCTTGGAGTGACTGTCTGCGAAGTCAGGGACATTTTAAGGAAACGGACATTATCGAATTGGAAAGTCATCTGCACGATGAGATCGACGATCTGATCCACACCGGATTATCAGCGGAAGAGGCCTTTTTAATCAGTGTTAAACGTTTTGGCGATACCCATTCGGTTTCTCGGGAATATTCAAAAGTAAATACCGAAAACCTCTGGAAGCAATTGATGTTAGAACCCGAACCCACTGGGATTTCGAGCGAAAATCAGCGCTATATCGGGCTGATTATTCTCTTTTCTTTTTTGGCTGGTACTTTTTTCAAAATTCCCGAACTTTTAGGCTACAGTTTCAATGATCCTCAATATCAACTGTTTTATTTTAAAAATTTGAGTTTTTTCATCCTGCCATTAATTGCTCTGTTTTTTCTGTATAAAAATAAAGCCAATTTAAAAACGATTGCCGTGATTCTAGGCATTTTTGCCGGTGCGGCCATCCTGATCAACCTTTATCCTTCGCATTCGCCGAATAATACCGAATTATTGACCGCCCTACATCTGCCACTATTTTTGTGGCTAATCACCGGAGTTGCCTATATCGGTTCGGATTGGCGCAGTAGCCAGGGACGGATGAATTTCATTCGGTTTACCGGTGAATCCGTGATTTACGGCACCCTTATTTTCTGTGGTCTCATCGTTTTAGCGATGTTTACCCAGGCGATTTTTTTCGCTATTCAAATTGATGCCAGTTGGTTTATACAAAATTATTTAATTGTTTATGGCGCCGCAGCAGTGGCCATGATTACTGTCTATCTGGTCGAGACCAAGAAAAGCGTGGTCGAGAATTTTGCTCCGATTCTGGCCAAAATATTCAGTCCGCTTTTCCTGATCATTATGATTGTTTTCCTGCTGGTCCTGGTCGTATCCGGGAGCAGCCCTTTTATGGAAAGAGATTATCTGATCGCCTTTGACTTTATGCTGGCATTGGTTCTCGGCCTGGTTCTTTACACCATTTCGGCCCGAAATCCCTATGCTAAAAACAGGCTTTTTGATTATCTGAATATGGCTCTGATTGTTGCGGCAATGATTATCGATGCGATAGCCTTATCAGCCATCCTGATTCGATTATCCACCTTTGGGATAACACCGAATAAACTAGCTGCACTGGGAGAAAATTTAATTCTACTCGTTAATCTGGGAGGACTGGCCTGGTTGTATGGCCGCTTTTTTCTAAAAAAAATAGATTTTATTAAAATCGAAAACTGGCAGACCACCTATCTTTACATTTTTGCGATCTGGTTAGCTGTCGTTGCCTTTATTTTCCCGATTATTTTTGGTTTTAATTAA
- a CDS encoding zinc ribbon domain-containing protein, which yields MKTCIACGMPMKKESDFAMGDTSKAYCVYCAKEDGSMQSFEEKKQSLINFTIKTQGLDEAVAEKAVENMMRQLPAWKACF from the coding sequence ATGAAAACATGTATAGCATGCGGAATGCCAATGAAGAAAGAAAGCGACTTTGCCATGGGCGACACCAGTAAGGCGTACTGTGTCTATTGTGCAAAGGAAGATGGTTCGATGCAATCTTTTGAAGAAAAGAAGCAGAGCCTAATTAATTTCACCATCAAAACCCAGGGACTTGACGAAGCTGTCGCAGAAAAGGCGGTGGAGAATATGATGCGTCAACTGCCAGCGTGGAAAGCGTGTTTTTAG
- a CDS encoding ATP-binding cassette domain-containing protein has product MNGIEINDVTKTFGDTLALNQVNLTFEPHKIYGLLGRNGAGKSTLLNIITNRLFADSGTITIDGLAGSENDQIQGLIYLMSEKNLYPESMTCNEAFKWTKQFFKDFDLDYAHNLATQFKLNTKKKIRSLSTGYTSIFKIIIALSVNTPYVLFDEPVLGLDANHRELFYRLLIKKYSDNAFTAIISTHLIEEIANLLEYVMIIKNGEILVNESCETLLSKGYSVAGTIKQVDTFIADKEVIGEDVLGGLKTATIIGSINKSTLPDGIEITSLDLQKLFIKLTNEEQSNETTYNL; this is encoded by the coding sequence ATGAACGGAATAGAAATAAATGATGTGACAAAAACATTTGGGGATACGTTAGCTTTAAATCAGGTAAACCTGACTTTTGAGCCCCACAAAATATATGGATTATTGGGTCGAAACGGTGCCGGAAAATCGACACTACTCAATATTATCACCAATCGTCTCTTTGCCGACAGCGGCACTATTACCATTGATGGTCTAGCTGGCTCCGAAAATGATCAGATCCAAGGCCTGATTTATTTGATGTCCGAAAAAAATCTGTATCCCGAGAGCATGACCTGTAACGAAGCATTCAAGTGGACGAAACAATTTTTCAAGGATTTTGATTTGGACTATGCGCACAACTTAGCCACGCAATTTAAACTAAATACCAAGAAAAAAATCCGGTCATTGTCGACTGGTTACACGTCTATTTTTAAAATCATCATCGCCCTTTCTGTCAATACCCCCTATGTCTTGTTTGACGAACCGGTATTAGGACTCGACGCCAATCATCGGGAACTATTTTATCGATTGTTAATAAAAAAGTATAGCGATAATGCGTTCACTGCTATCATTTCCACCCATTTAATCGAAGAAATTGCTAATCTGCTTGAGTATGTCATGATTATCAAAAACGGTGAAATATTGGTGAACGAATCCTGCGAAACCTTACTAAGCAAAGGATATTCCGTAGCCGGCACAATCAAGCAAGTCGATACCTTCATTGCCGACAAGGAAGTTATTGGCGAAGATGTTCTGGGCGGATTAAAAACCGCCACTATTATCGGTTCAATCAATAAGAGCACGTTGCCTGATGGCATTGAAATTACCAGTCTGGATTTGCAAAAATTATTCATTAAATTAACCAACGAGGAGCAAAGCAATGAAACTACATACAATTTATAA
- a CDS encoding PadR family transcriptional regulator produces the protein MNVSKDLIAASTTPFILSILKENDSYGYAIIKKVKELTGDELVWSEGMLYPVLHRLEEKNFIVSYWNNSDGGRKRKYYKLKEEGLIELEVQKKQWDIIHTALSKTWFEIMNKEDCLPCLI, from the coding sequence TATCAAAAGATTTAATTGCAGCCTCTACAACGCCCTTTATTTTATCGATATTAAAGGAGAACGACAGTTATGGCTACGCAATTATCAAAAAAGTTAAAGAATTAACCGGAGACGAGCTAGTCTGGTCCGAGGGGATGCTCTATCCGGTGCTCCATCGTCTTGAAGAAAAAAATTTTATTGTGTCTTATTGGAATAATTCAGATGGTGGACGGAAGCGAAAATACTATAAACTAAAAGAGGAAGGACTGATTGAACTGGAAGTACAAAAGAAACAATGGGATATTATCCATACCGCACTTTCGAAAACCTGGTTTGAAATTATGAACAAGGAGGACTGCTTGCCATGTTTGATTTAG
- a CDS encoding LysR family transcriptional regulator → MIMNIQKYLAFVKTVECGSFTKAATLLNYSQSGISRMINDLEREWQISLLERGHTGLRLTSDGLQLLPYAKSICLEYEKLQTQINELHGLESGLIRIGTFSSVATHWLPNIIKAFQKKYPNIAYELLLGDYTEIESWILEGRVDCGFLRLPTNPSLETIFLEQDRLLVILPENHPLANCDRFPVEALCNDPFMLLEKGAKAEISEIFELHHLEPMTHFTTWDDYAIMSMVESGLGISILPELILQRLPYRIIIKELEVPAYRRIGIAMKNQKNASLAVKRFLDYLPDRNKL, encoded by the coding sequence CTGATCATGAATATTCAAAAATACCTGGCTTTCGTAAAAACCGTTGAATGTGGCAGCTTCACAAAAGCTGCCACATTATTAAACTATTCCCAATCCGGCATTAGTCGAATGATTAACGATTTAGAAAGAGAATGGCAGATCTCACTCCTTGAACGCGGTCATACCGGTCTGCGACTCACTTCCGATGGACTCCAACTTCTTCCTTACGCCAAAAGTATCTGTTTGGAGTACGAAAAATTACAAACACAGATTAACGAACTGCACGGTCTTGAATCTGGCTTGATTCGGATTGGAACCTTTTCCAGCGTGGCTACCCATTGGCTTCCAAATATTATTAAAGCTTTTCAGAAAAAATATCCCAACATCGCTTACGAGTTGTTACTCGGTGACTATACCGAAATCGAAAGTTGGATTTTGGAAGGGCGCGTCGATTGCGGTTTTCTTCGACTTCCCACAAACCCTAGCCTGGAAACTATTTTTTTGGAACAGGATCGTCTGCTCGTTATTTTACCTGAGAACCATCCTCTGGCAAATTGCGACCGTTTTCCTGTTGAAGCCTTATGTAATGACCCATTTATGCTTCTGGAAAAGGGAGCAAAAGCCGAAATTTCAGAAATATTTGAACTTCACCATTTGGAGCCAATGACTCATTTCACCACCTGGGACGACTATGCCATTATGTCAATGGTGGAAAGCGGACTGGGAATCAGCATTCTGCCAGAACTTATTTTGCAGCGTCTGCCTTATCGGATCATTATCAAAGAGCTGGAAGTTCCTGCCTATCGCAGAATCGGAATAGCTATGAAAAATCAAAAAAACGCATCACTAGCGGTTAAGCGATTTTTAGATTACCTTCCTGATCGAAATAAACTGTAA
- a CDS encoding flotillin family protein: protein MSIFTLIIPIIVVLLVIAILMMSYVKAPPDTAYVISGIKRRVIIGKAGVKIPFLERVDKLDLKMMSVDVKTGESVPTNNFIDVMVDGAVKIKIGSSPDAILLASENFLNQSTDAIIPQVKDVLEGNVREIIGSLDLKDMLTDRKSFSEKVQENAVPDLKRMGLEIISFNIQSIRDQAGVIEDLGTENKSQIKKGAAIARANAEKEVAIAESEAAKIANDARIIADLEIAQKNTDLDIRKAELKRQSDLTQAQADAAYQIEQEEQRKTIETKTQEANIVKQVKEIELATKEVEVREQRLKAEINKTADAERYQRNQKAEADLFEKQKDAEAKLFIATKDAEANRLAAEADRYAKEQEAAAIEARGFAEAAAIKAKGLAEAAGIDAKAEAMKKYSDAAIMEMYFDALPEVARNVAAPLNNVDRITMYGDGNSAKMVKDIINSMSQVTEGISESTGINLQSLISGFLGGKMSTPADSSATPVSTPPITATSEPHDLDLITEFTAQIQSDHSKTNTEDTEDPEEV, encoded by the coding sequence ATGTCAATTTTTACACTGATTATCCCCATTATTGTCGTATTGTTAGTTATTGCCATCTTAATGATGAGCTACGTTAAAGCTCCCCCAGATACAGCCTATGTCATATCTGGTATTAAACGGCGTGTCATCATCGGAAAAGCGGGAGTCAAGATTCCGTTTCTTGAACGCGTAGACAAACTGGACTTAAAAATGATGTCTGTTGATGTCAAAACTGGTGAATCCGTACCAACCAACAATTTCATTGATGTGATGGTTGATGGCGCTGTAAAGATCAAGATCGGTTCATCACCGGACGCCATTTTACTGGCTTCCGAAAACTTTCTAAACCAATCAACTGATGCCATTATTCCCCAGGTAAAGGATGTCCTTGAAGGAAATGTCCGTGAAATCATCGGCTCACTGGACCTAAAAGACATGTTAACCGACCGAAAATCCTTTTCCGAAAAGGTTCAGGAGAATGCTGTTCCGGATCTTAAACGGATGGGGCTTGAAATAATCTCCTTCAACATTCAATCGATCCGCGATCAGGCTGGGGTAATTGAGGACCTGGGGACCGAAAACAAATCTCAAATCAAAAAAGGCGCTGCCATTGCTCGTGCCAATGCGGAAAAAGAAGTCGCCATTGCCGAATCGGAAGCCGCAAAAATTGCCAATGATGCCCGAATTATAGCTGATTTGGAAATTGCCCAGAAAAATACCGATTTGGATATCCGCAAAGCTGAATTGAAACGGCAGTCTGATCTAACTCAGGCTCAGGCCGATGCCGCTTACCAAATCGAGCAGGAAGAACAGCGAAAAACAATTGAGACTAAAACTCAGGAAGCCAACATTGTTAAGCAGGTCAAAGAGATTGAATTAGCCACCAAAGAAGTTGAAGTGCGTGAACAACGATTAAAAGCTGAGATCAACAAAACTGCCGATGCCGAACGCTACCAACGTAACCAAAAGGCTGAAGCTGATTTGTTTGAAAAGCAAAAAGATGCTGAAGCGAAACTGTTTATTGCCACCAAAGATGCTGAAGCCAATCGATTGGCTGCTGAAGCTGATCGCTATGCCAAAGAACAGGAAGCTGCCGCAATCGAAGCGAGAGGTTTTGCCGAAGCTGCGGCAATCAAGGCCAAAGGTCTGGCCGAAGCCGCCGGAATTGATGCCAAAGCCGAAGCGATGAAGAAATACAGTGATGCCGCCATCATGGAAATGTACTTCGATGCTCTTCCCGAAGTCGCCCGTAATGTTGCCGCGCCACTTAACAACGTCGATCGTATCACTATGTATGGTGATGGCAATTCCGCCAAAATGGTCAAAGACATCATCAATTCTATGTCACAAGTGACCGAAGGCATCTCAGAAAGCACCGGTATTAATCTGCAGTCGTTAATTTCCGGGTTCTTAGGCGGTAAAATGTCAACACCTGCCGATTCTTCCGCAACACCAGTAAGCACACCACCCATTACTGCAACCAGCGAACCGCATGACCTGGATTTAATAACCGAGTTTACCGCTCAGATTCAATCCGATCATTCCAAAACCAACACCGAAGACACTGAAGACCCCGAAGAAGTCTAA
- a CDS encoding VOC family protein gives MKAYDNFFLPVDDLEEAKNYCSNVLGLKLKFDFSDKGMAAFNVGDEEPAIILKEKNKFPDAKPTIWFVVDNVNDEYERLHNNGVSFISKPFQIGTGNAVEFEDLFGNRLGMTDYC, from the coding sequence ATGAAAGCTTATGATAATTTTTTTCTGCCTGTCGATGATTTGGAAGAAGCAAAAAACTATTGTTCTAATGTGTTAGGTTTGAAATTAAAGTTTGATTTTTCAGACAAGGGCATGGCGGCATTTAATGTTGGTGATGAAGAACCGGCGATTATTTTAAAGGAAAAGAATAAATTCCCGGATGCAAAACCGACGATCTGGTTTGTTGTGGATAATGTCAATGATGAGTACGAACGGCTTCACAATAATGGGGTTAGTTTTATAAGTAAGCCGTTTCAAATTGGAACGGGTAATGCGGTTGAATTTGAAGATTTATTCGGCAATCGATTGGGAATGACTGATTATTGTTAA
- a CDS encoding heme-binding protein, with the protein MTKTGKLLEMAKKMAEAAAEKAIQIDVPMVIVICDAGGNMVLFNRMEDSLLASMDIATNKAYTAVALKMSTDTAADLAKESGQLFGIASCDKGRMVVFGGGFPIVEDGKIIGGIGVSGGSVAEDMTVAQAGLDVLK; encoded by the coding sequence ATGACTAAAACAGGGAAATTATTAGAAATGGCCAAAAAAATGGCAGAAGCGGCTGCTGAGAAAGCTATCCAAATTGATGTGCCGATGGTGATCGTGATTTGTGATGCGGGTGGAAATATGGTGTTATTTAACCGGATGGAAGATTCATTGTTAGCCAGCATGGATATTGCTACCAATAAAGCTTATACAGCAGTAGCCCTTAAAATGAGCACTGATACAGCGGCAGATCTTGCCAAAGAATCGGGTCAGCTTTTTGGGATTGCATCTTGTGACAAAGGTAGAATGGTGGTATTTGGGGGTGGTTTCCCAATTGTTGAAGATGGAAAAATCATTGGCGGGATCGGAGTCAGCGGCGGAAGCGTGGCTGAAGACATGACCGTCGCTCAAGCAGGACTGGATGTCCTAAAATAA
- a CDS encoding DMT family transporter, whose translation MKRDYTKYISALLLFGTNGIVASAILLNSYEIVFLRTLIASLFLGAMFLITRGKFKGLEHKKHLVWLLISGGAMGASWMFLYEGYAQIGVSMATLAYYCGPVIVMVLAPLIFKEKMVATRIIGFLSVLLGMFLVNRDTLIQSGLTWGLFCGIMAAFMYAVMVIFNKKAVSINGLENAVWQLLASLVTVGIFTVIKQGLVIPVTLVDVVPILLLGIVNTGIGCYLYFSSIQQLPAQSVAILGYLEPLSALFFSAIFLQERLTSIQVVGAVLILGGAAFGEFWGRKKQADG comes from the coding sequence ATAAAAAGAGATTATACGAAATACATATCGGCGTTATTGCTTTTTGGCACAAATGGAATTGTGGCCAGTGCGATTTTACTGAATAGTTATGAAATAGTTTTTTTGAGAACCTTGATCGCCAGTTTATTTCTGGGTGCGATGTTTTTAATCACTAGGGGAAAGTTTAAGGGACTGGAACACAAAAAGCATCTGGTCTGGCTGTTGATCTCCGGTGGAGCGATGGGTGCAAGCTGGATGTTTTTATATGAAGGTTATGCACAAATCGGGGTTAGTATGGCAACCTTGGCTTATTATTGCGGGCCGGTAATTGTGATGGTGCTGGCACCCTTGATTTTTAAAGAAAAAATGGTCGCCACCAGAATAATCGGTTTTTTGAGTGTGTTGCTGGGGATGTTTCTGGTCAATCGCGATACGCTGATACAAAGCGGATTGACCTGGGGATTATTTTGTGGAATAATGGCGGCATTTATGTACGCTGTCATGGTGATCTTCAATAAAAAAGCAGTCAGTATAAACGGGCTTGAAAATGCGGTATGGCAGCTCTTGGCAAGTTTGGTCACCGTTGGCATATTTACGGTGATCAAACAGGGGCTGGTGATTCCTGTTACGCTTGTGGACGTTGTTCCTATTTTATTATTGGGAATCGTCAATACAGGAATCGGATGTTATCTTTATTTTTCATCAATTCAGCAGCTTCCGGCTCAATCTGTAGCCATTTTGGGATATTTGGAACCGCTTTCGGCCTTGTTTTTTTCAGCGATTTTTCTCCAGGAACGATTAACATCCATTCAGGTTGTAGGAGCGGTGTTAATTCTAGGGGGAGCAGCATTCGGCGAGTTTTGGGGCCGAAAGAAGCAAGCGGATGGCTAG
- a CDS encoding leucine-rich repeat domain-containing protein codes for MYEYYYKTQDFGMCLMEGKGSGEEAIIPTDRDILIVGDDIFKGHKELVRVEFPDTVIEIGGFVFDGCENLKFVKLPAKLKDFWQYAMTRCGIEEIDIPGTVERIAAFTFNECMQLKTVKINEGTKKILAWAFKDCVNLTDVYLPATIEEISEKAFEGCPKVVLHRK; via the coding sequence ATGTACGAATATTATTATAAAACACAGGATTTTGGGATGTGCCTGATGGAAGGAAAAGGATCTGGGGAAGAAGCCATCATTCCTACTGATCGAGATATTCTAATTGTTGGTGATGACATCTTTAAAGGGCACAAAGAATTGGTACGGGTAGAATTTCCCGATACCGTCATTGAGATTGGCGGTTTCGTTTTTGACGGGTGCGAAAATCTGAAATTTGTCAAGCTTCCTGCCAAGCTCAAAGATTTCTGGCAATATGCCATGACCCGATGCGGTATTGAAGAAATTGATATACCGGGAACAGTGGAGCGGATCGCGGCTTTTACATTTAACGAGTGTATGCAATTAAAAACGGTAAAAATTAATGAAGGAACAAAAAAGATACTGGCCTGGGCATTCAAAGATTGTGTTAATTTAACGGACGTCTATTTACCCGCTACCATTGAAGAAATCAGTGAGAAAGCGTTTGAAGGCTGTCCAAAAGTCGTGCTGCATCGGAAATGA
- a CDS encoding GntR family transcriptional regulator: MQINFDDERPIFVQIADGIEDAILTGAFAESGQIPSITELSVSYKINPATALKGISILVDEGIIFKKRGVGMFVAPGAVSKLRDKRKELFFDHYIKKLIEEAKKLGITNEEILGMVERGYQE; this comes from the coding sequence TTGCAAATAAATTTCGACGATGAACGACCGATTTTTGTTCAAATTGCCGATGGCATTGAAGACGCCATCTTAACTGGAGCATTTGCGGAAAGCGGTCAGATTCCATCCATAACTGAATTATCGGTCAGTTATAAAATCAATCCAGCCACGGCCCTTAAGGGCATCTCAATTCTGGTTGACGAGGGCATTATTTTTAAGAAGCGGGGTGTTGGCATGTTTGTCGCTCCCGGTGCGGTTTCAAAACTGCGGGACAAACGCAAAGAATTATTTTTCGATCATTATATTAAAAAACTCATCGAGGAAGCAAAAAAATTAGGTATCACCAATGAAGAAATATTGGGAATGGTAGAAAGAGGTTATCAGGAATGA
- a CDS encoding NADP-dependent malic enzyme: MGIQEEALKLHEEWQGKLSIDSKVPVKSKYDLSMAYTPGVAAPCRMIHKNKDDVYKYTGKGNMVAVVTDGSAVLGLGDIGPEAALPVMEGKAALFKEFGGVDAFPICIPSQDVEVIIKTVKMIEPGFGGINLEDIASPRCAEIERRLKKELDIPVFHDDQHGTAVVVTAALMNALKVVGKQWQQVTVAMSGAGAAGSAIVKMLLNVGVKDIIACSSKGILSKDEEYSNWVHQEIAQMTNKHHKKGSLADAINGADIFIGVSAPGIVTPEMVETMAQDAIVLPMANPDPEIDPELAIKAGARVVGTGRSDYPNQINNVLAFPGIFRGALDARASDINEAMKVAAAKAIAELISDDERSADYIIVPAFDPRVGKVVAKAVYQAAKDSGVARRK; encoded by the coding sequence ATGGGAATTCAGGAAGAAGCATTAAAATTACACGAAGAATGGCAAGGGAAGCTCAGCATTGACAGCAAGGTTCCAGTAAAAAGCAAATACGATTTGTCCATGGCCTACACCCCAGGGGTGGCAGCGCCCTGCCGAATGATCCATAAGAACAAAGATGATGTATATAAGTATACTGGAAAGGGAAATATGGTGGCAGTGGTCACTGACGGATCGGCAGTGTTGGGGCTGGGCGATATTGGTCCCGAAGCCGCCCTTCCAGTGATGGAAGGAAAAGCCGCTTTATTTAAAGAATTTGGTGGTGTGGATGCGTTTCCGATCTGTATTCCATCCCAGGATGTGGAGGTCATCATCAAGACGGTCAAGATGATTGAACCGGGATTTGGCGGGATTAATCTGGAAGATATTGCTTCGCCCAGATGCGCCGAAATCGAAAGACGCTTAAAAAAAGAACTGGACATTCCGGTTTTTCATGATGATCAACATGGCACGGCAGTGGTGGTGACAGCAGCGCTGATGAATGCCCTGAAGGTCGTCGGCAAACAATGGCAGCAGGTGACGGTAGCCATGAGCGGCGCCGGAGCAGCCGGATCGGCCATCGTCAAGATGCTATTAAATGTCGGCGTTAAGGATATTATCGCCTGCAGCAGCAAGGGCATTCTCTCAAAAGACGAAGAGTACAGCAACTGGGTTCATCAGGAAATAGCCCAGATGACCAATAAGCATCACAAAAAAGGGAGTCTTGCCGACGCCATCAACGGGGCTGATATTTTTATTGGTGTTTCGGCACCGGGTATCGTCACACCCGAAATGGTAGAGACCATGGCACAAGATGCCATAGTTCTGCCAATGGCCAATCCGGATCCGGAAATTGATCCGGAGCTGGCCATAAAAGCCGGCGCGAGGGTTGTCGGAACGGGACGGTCGGACTATCCCAACCAGATTAACAACGTCCTGGCTTTCCCCGGTATTTTCAGAGGCGCACTGGATGCCCGAGCCAGTGACATCAACGAAGCGATGAAGGTTGCTGCAGCAAAAGCCATTGCCGAGCTAATCAGTGATGACGAACGGAGTGCCGACTATATTATTGTGCCAGCCTTTGATCCCCGGGTTGGAAAGGTTGTGGCAAAAGCCGTCTATCAGGCGGCAAAGGATTCAGGTGTGGCCAGACGGAAATAA